In a genomic window of Elusimicrobiota bacterium:
- a CDS encoding NUDIX hydrolase codes for MRRFSCRVYGVLREGDKVLLARSRFGGGTFINFPGGGIEIEEAPGDALRREFREETGLEIRPVRTLYANQEAHLSTAAPIQIVSVYWLVERVSGDLRLAGNGDDVLELFWREVGDLPLEEMFPAEVEFSRRLPGLLG; via the coding sequence GTGAGACGCTTCTCCTGCCGCGTCTACGGCGTGCTGCGGGAGGGGGACAAGGTCCTCCTCGCCCGCTCGCGCTTCGGCGGCGGCACCTTCATCAACTTCCCCGGGGGAGGCATCGAGATCGAGGAGGCCCCGGGCGACGCCCTGCGCCGCGAGTTCCGCGAGGAGACCGGCCTCGAGATCCGGCCCGTGCGGACCTTGTACGCCAACCAGGAGGCGCACCTGTCCACGGCCGCCCCGATCCAGATCGTGTCCGTGTACTGGCTCGTCGAGCGGGTGTCCGGCGACCTGCGCCTGGCCGGCAACGGCGACGACGTGCTCGAGCTGTTCTGGCGCGAGGTCGGCGACCTGCCGCTTGAAGAGATGTTCCCCGCCGAGGTGGAGTTCTCCCGGCGCCTGCCCGGCCTGCTGGGTTAG
- the secG gene encoding preprotein translocase subunit SecG, with protein MYTILMTIHIIACLGMILFVLLQTGRGAGLSMFGGGGDSLINTPSGSSFMKKLTAGLAATFAFTSLFLTLLSDRTGMSSVTSSAATLPAPVATEAPAPAAEAKPMELPEAAKTSKPSAPAPVKK; from the coding sequence ATGTACACCATCTTGATGACGATCCACATCATCGCCTGCCTGGGCATGATCCTGTTCGTGCTCCTGCAGACGGGTCGCGGCGCCGGCCTGTCGATGTTCGGCGGCGGGGGGGACTCGCTGATCAACACGCCCAGCGGCTCCAGCTTCATGAAGAAGCTCACCGCCGGCCTGGCCGCGACCTTCGCCTTCACCTCGCTTTTCCTGACGCTCCTCTCGGACCGGACCGGGATGTCCAGCGTGACCTCGAGCGCGGCGACCTTGCCCGCTCCGGTCGCGACGGAAGCCCCGGCGCCCGCCGCCGAGGCGAAGCCGATGGAGCTCCCGGAGGCGGCCAAGACGTCCAAGCCGTCCGCTCCGGCTCCGGTCAAGAAGTAG
- a CDS encoding branched-chain amino acid ABC transporter substrate-binding protein, translating to MLRRTGLAAVMALACACSPEGGGPVRLLVAVPITGDMAASGQGVERGVRMAVEDETALGGLPAVEVTVSDDRSDPFEAASVARRAVDDPRVFAVVGHLTSGCAIEASRVYAQAPLAMITPSATATALTAQQDRPDWGGERVVFRLPPSDAMQGEFAADYAVKRLALKSFFLVHDRSPYGLGLAETFRAAVERKGGSVSAFEAVSLGDKDFSAVAKEIAAARPDAVFYGGIYMEAGLLIKQARAAGYRGAFLSGDATKNRDFFDIAGPAGDGAYISVGGVPVEALPSAADFVERYQKRWAGAQPRAYDHYGYEAARVALDALRKAGSPDRRLVLDAVRKTHLRAMVGDISFDAKGDTLRGIVTMTKADFARKKFEVAY from the coding sequence ATGCTCCGCCGGACCGGCCTCGCCGCCGTCATGGCCCTCGCCTGCGCCTGCTCGCCCGAGGGCGGAGGACCCGTCCGCCTCCTCGTCGCCGTGCCGATCACCGGGGACATGGCCGCCTCGGGGCAGGGCGTGGAGCGCGGGGTGCGGATGGCCGTCGAGGACGAGACGGCGCTGGGCGGTCTTCCCGCCGTCGAGGTGACGGTCTCCGACGACCGCTCCGACCCCTTCGAGGCCGCCTCCGTCGCCCGCCGGGCCGTGGACGACCCGCGCGTGTTCGCCGTCGTCGGCCATCTGACGTCGGGCTGCGCCATCGAGGCGTCGCGCGTCTACGCGCAGGCACCGCTGGCGATGATCACCCCGTCGGCCACCGCGACCGCGCTGACGGCCCAGCAGGACCGTCCGGACTGGGGCGGAGAGCGCGTCGTGTTCCGCCTTCCCCCTTCGGACGCGATGCAGGGAGAGTTCGCCGCGGACTACGCCGTCAAGCGTCTCGCCTTGAAGAGCTTCTTCCTCGTCCACGACCGCTCGCCCTATGGCCTCGGCCTGGCCGAGACCTTCCGTGCGGCCGTCGAGCGCAAAGGAGGCTCGGTCTCCGCCTTCGAGGCCGTCTCCCTCGGGGACAAGGATTTCTCCGCCGTCGCCAAGGAGATCGCGGCGGCGCGCCCGGACGCGGTGTTCTACGGCGGGATCTACATGGAGGCGGGACTGCTCATCAAGCAGGCCCGGGCCGCCGGCTATCGCGGCGCGTTCCTCTCGGGCGACGCGACCAAGAACCGCGACTTCTTCGACATCGCGGGGCCGGCCGGGGACGGCGCCTACATCTCGGTCGGGGGCGTGCCCGTCGAGGCCCTGCCCAGCGCCGCCGACTTCGTCGAGCGCTATCAGAAGCGCTGGGCGGGCGCCCAGCCCCGGGCCTACGACCACTACGGCTACGAGGCCGCGCGCGTCGCGCTCGACGCCCTGCGCAAGGCGGGCTCCCCCGACCGGAGGCTGGTCCTCGACGCCGTGCGCAAGACCCACCTGCGCGCCATGGTCGGAGACATCTCCTTCGACGCGAAGGGCGACACTTTGCGCGGCATCGTCACCATGACGAAGGCCGACTTCGCCCGCAAGAAGTTCGAAGTCGCGTACTGA